GCGTCGGAGCGCGCCAAGATCGCCTTCCTGTTCACCAAGGTGGGACTCTCCGGTGCCGACATGGGGGCCTCCTGGTTGCTGCCCCGCCACGTCGGCCTAGGTCGCGCCATGGAGTTGCTGATGACGGGCGACTTCATCGATGCCCGGGAAGCCCATCGGATCGGTCTCTACAACCGGGTGACCGGCGACGAAGAGCTCGCCGGCGAAGCCCACCAGTGGGCCGAGCGGCTCGCCGCCGGCCCGGCCTTCGGCCTCGAGGTGACCAAGAAAATGGTCCTGCGAGAGGCCGCCCTCGACCTCGAAACGGCACTTTCCATGGAGGTCGAGATCCAGGCCGCCTGCATGGAAGATCCCAACTTCCGCGCCGCCTACGAGGCCTTCCGCGACCGCCGGCCGGTGCAGTTCGACCGCCCGGCGACGGCAGCCGACCAAGAGGACGCCGGCGACGAGGAAACCTCTTGATCGACTGCCAGCCGATCGCCCCGTTTCTGGCCTCGAGTCACCGCCAGCTAGCTCCCGAGATCGACCGCTTCGCCGGCTCCGAGATCGCTCCCCTGCCGCACCCGCAAGACGATGACGCCGGTCGGGCCCAGGGGCGCGAGATCCTGCGGCGCCTCGGGGCCGGCGGCTGGAGTGCCTGGACCGTACCCGCCGCCTGGGGTGGACGCGCCGACAGCTTCGACCTACGGGCCTGCTGCTTGATCCGCGAGGCCCTCGGCGCCGCCTCTTCCCTCGCCGACTCGATCTTCGCTCTCCAGGGACTGGGCTCGCTGCCGATCACCCTCGCCGGGGCCGACGCGGTGCAGCGCCGCTGGCTCCCGGCGGTCGCCGCCGGCGAGGCGATGGCCGGCTTCGCCCTCACCGAGCCGGAGGCCGGCTCCGACCCCGCCGGCATGGCGACCCGCGCCGTGCGCGAAGGCGATGGCTGGCGCCTCGACGGTCACAAGGTCTACATCTCGAATGCCGGCCTGGCCGACTTCTACACCCTCTTCGCCAGCACCGACCCGGCGGCCGGTCATCGCGGCATCAGCGCCTTCGTGCTACCCGCCGACACCCCGGGGCTGACCTTCCGGGCCCAGCGACTGAGCGCGCCCCACCCCCTCGGTGAGCTCTTCCTGGACGGTTGCCGGCTGCCCGCGGACAGCCTCCTGGGAGAAGTCGGGGGCGGCTTCAAGCTCGCCCTCAAGA
This Acidobacteriota bacterium DNA region includes the following protein-coding sequences:
- a CDS encoding enoyl-CoA hydratase family protein — translated: MTIAAKSFLYDLDPATGVATITLNRPQRLNALTFEVYRELTDTFQALDTEPGVRSILLTGAGHAFCSGGDVEDIIGALFELDYRGLLDFTRNTGDLILAMLRCRRPIVGALNGTVAGAGAVIASACDVRVASERAKIAFLFTKVGLSGADMGASWLLPRHVGLGRAMELLMTGDFIDAREAHRIGLYNRVTGDEELAGEAHQWAERLAAGPAFGLEVTKKMVLREAALDLETALSMEVEIQAACMEDPNFRAAYEAFRDRRPVQFDRPATAADQEDAGDEETS
- a CDS encoding acyl-CoA dehydrogenase family protein, giving the protein MIDCQPIAPFLASSHRQLAPEIDRFAGSEIAPLPHPQDDDAGRAQGREILRRLGAGGWSAWTVPAAWGGRADSFDLRACCLIREALGAASSLADSIFALQGLGSLPITLAGADAVQRRWLPAVAAGEAMAGFALTEPEAGSDPAGMATRAVREGDGWRLDGHKVYISNAGLADFYTLFASTDPAAGHRGISAFVLPADTPGLTFRAQRLSAPHPLGELFLDGCRLPADSLLGEVGGGFKLALKTLDRLRPTVAAAACGMARRALDEALAHATSRQQFGQPLASFQLTQQKIARMATDLTAARLLTYRAAAKADDGAERITLEAAMAKSFATEAAQRIVDDAVQILGGRGVVDDHPVDLLYRAVRALRIYEGTTEIQHLVIAKHVLAAFGDAE